In Methanocella sp., the genomic stretch GCTTCAGCTCGGACAGCCTGCCCGAGGCGATGAGCTTTCCGTTATACAGGATGCCCACGCGGTCGCATAATTTTTCGGCGATCTCCAGGATGTGCGTCGAGAGGAAGATGGTGCCGCCCTCCTTGACGTAGGTGCGCAGGTACTCGCGGGTGTTGCGCTGGATAATGGGGTCCAGGTCCAGGAAAGGCTCGTCCAGGAAGAGCAGCTTTGGCTCGTGGACGAACGCGGTGGATAGCATGACCTTCTTCTTGGTGCCCTTGCTTAAATCCTTACAGAGAACGTCCTCCTTGGACTCGAGCCCGAAGAACTGTATCCAGCGGTCGATCTTCGGCTTGGGGTCCTGGACTTTTCGCAGGCTGCAGGCCAGGTCGAGGTATTCCCTGACCGTTAAAAAGCTAGGAGGGTATTCCATCTCGGGCACGATACCGATCTTCCGTTTAACACCGATGGGGTCCGCCGTGACCTCGGTCCCCATGACCACCGCCGTGCCCGAAGTAGGCGCCAGCGAGCCCGTCAGGATGCCGATGGTCGTCGTCTTTCCCGAGCCGTTCGGCCCCAGCAGGCAAAATGATTCTCCTTCTTCCACCGTCACGCTGAGGTTACTCAGCGCCTCCAGGCTACCGTACCTCTTGGTCAACTCATTAGTCGTTAT encodes the following:
- a CDS encoding ABC transporter ATP-binding protein; amino-acid sequence: MAAITTNELTKRYGSLEALSNLSVTVEEGESFCLLGPNGSGKTTTIGILTGSLAPTSGTAVVMGTEVTADPIGVKRKIGIVPEMEYPPSFLTVREYLDLACSLRKVQDPKPKIDRWIQFFGLESKEDVLCKDLSKGTKKKVMLSTAFVHEPKLLFLDEPFLDLDPIIQRNTREYLRTYVKEGGTIFLSTHILEIAEKLCDRVGILYNGKLIASGRLSELKHSQESLEDVFMRLVVEAA